A genomic region of Streptosporangium lutulentum contains the following coding sequences:
- a CDS encoding sensor histidine kinase → MSARARIVGWMLAVVGLALSVSVFAAWTVLLARLDSRVDAELANEMEKLRWYARTSSADPETLLKEYLAVNAPDRHETFFMIVDGAVPWRTYAEPPAALDTNQALVARMAAATTPERDWADSAAGQVRWAVIPVIAGGKVEASFVAVVFYDIERREVVEAVRVLALTGLIALALAGGAGWFVAGRVLAPVRLVRQTAENISDSSDLSRRLTVSGDDDVSALAATFNHMLDRLERAFAVQREFLDDAGHELRTPITVIRGHLELMGDDPRDRSETLALVADELERMKRIVDDLLVLARSEQPGFLTPDEVELADLAMSVVAKARALGERRWRVDEVAAERVTADRQRLTQALMQLVANAVRHTRPGDLIAVGSAVREGSVELWVRDSGPGVPLQDRERIFVRSVRGAGRTGAHDGAGIGLAIVRSIAKAHGGTVRVGEADGGGARFVITFPFEEAL, encoded by the coding sequence GTGAGCGCCCGGGCACGGATCGTGGGCTGGATGCTCGCCGTCGTCGGCCTGGCCCTGTCCGTCTCGGTCTTCGCCGCCTGGACCGTCCTGCTGGCCAGGCTGGACAGCAGGGTGGACGCGGAACTGGCCAACGAGATGGAGAAACTCCGCTGGTACGCGAGGACGTCGTCGGCGGACCCCGAGACGTTGCTCAAGGAGTACCTGGCGGTCAACGCACCCGATCGGCACGAGACCTTCTTCATGATCGTGGACGGCGCGGTCCCGTGGCGCACCTACGCCGAACCGCCGGCCGCGCTGGACACCAACCAGGCGCTGGTGGCACGGATGGCCGCCGCGACCACGCCCGAGCGGGACTGGGCCGACAGCGCGGCCGGGCAGGTCCGCTGGGCGGTCATCCCGGTGATCGCCGGAGGCAAGGTCGAGGCGTCCTTCGTGGCCGTGGTCTTCTACGACATCGAACGCCGCGAGGTCGTCGAGGCGGTGCGTGTGCTGGCCCTCACCGGTCTGATCGCGCTGGCCCTGGCCGGAGGCGCCGGGTGGTTCGTGGCCGGGCGGGTCCTAGCCCCGGTCCGGCTGGTCCGCCAGACCGCGGAGAACATCAGCGATTCCAGCGACCTGAGCCGCCGCCTCACCGTCTCCGGCGACGACGACGTGTCGGCCCTGGCCGCCACGTTCAACCACATGCTCGACCGGCTGGAACGGGCCTTCGCGGTGCAACGCGAATTCCTCGACGACGCCGGGCACGAACTGCGCACCCCCATCACGGTCATCCGCGGCCACCTGGAGCTGATGGGCGACGACCCCCGGGACCGGTCCGAGACGCTCGCCCTGGTCGCCGACGAGCTCGAACGGATGAAGCGGATCGTGGACGACCTGCTGGTCCTCGCCAGGTCCGAGCAGCCGGGCTTCCTCACCCCCGACGAGGTCGAGCTCGCCGACCTCGCGATGAGCGTCGTGGCCAAGGCCCGCGCCCTCGGAGAGCGCCGATGGCGGGTGGACGAGGTGGCCGCGGAACGCGTCACGGCCGATCGGCAGCGCCTCACCCAGGCGCTCATGCAACTCGTGGCCAACGCCGTACGGCACACCCGGCCCGGAGACCTCATCGCGGTCGGCTCCGCCGTACGGGAGGGGTCCGTCGAGCTGTGGGTGCGTGACAGCGGTCCGGGCGTGCCGCTCCAGGATCGCGAGCGGATCTTCGTCCGCTCCGTCCGGGGGGCCGGCCGCACCGGAGCGCACGACGGCGCCGGGATCGGTCTGGCCATCGTGCGGTCCATCGCCAAGGCCCACGGCGGCACCGTACGGGTCGGCGAGGCCGACGGCGGCGGAGCCCGCTTCGTAATCACCTTTCCCTTTGAAGAGGCGTTGTGA
- a CDS encoding response regulator transcription factor, which yields MNRILIAEDEARIASFLEKGLRGNGFTTTVVGDGVTAYDHARTGRFDLLILDIGLPLSDGFTVLRRLREELVTIPVIILTARDSIADTVAGLEGGADDYLAKPFAFEELLARVRLRLRPERVPEATVLRVGDLGLDLRTRRANVGDRSIDLSTREFALAEVFCRHPDQVLTREQLLSHVWGFDFDPGSNVVDVYVRYLRRKLGTERIETVRGSGYRLRPG from the coding sequence GTGAACCGTATCCTGATCGCCGAGGACGAGGCCCGGATCGCCTCCTTCCTGGAGAAGGGGCTGCGCGGCAACGGGTTCACCACCACGGTCGTCGGGGACGGCGTGACGGCCTACGACCACGCCCGCACCGGCCGGTTCGATCTGCTGATCCTGGACATCGGCCTGCCTCTGAGCGACGGCTTCACCGTCCTGCGGCGGCTCCGGGAGGAACTGGTGACGATTCCCGTCATCATCCTGACCGCCCGCGACAGCATCGCCGACACCGTCGCGGGCCTGGAGGGCGGGGCCGACGACTACCTCGCCAAGCCCTTCGCCTTCGAGGAACTGCTGGCCCGGGTACGGCTGCGGCTGCGTCCCGAGAGGGTTCCCGAGGCCACCGTCCTGCGGGTCGGCGACCTGGGCCTGGACCTGCGGACCCGGCGTGCGAACGTGGGCGACCGGTCCATCGATCTGTCCACCCGGGAGTTCGCGCTCGCGGAGGTGTTCTGCCGGCATCCCGACCAGGTTCTGACCCGCGAACAGCTGCTCAGCCACGTATGGGGGTTCGACTTCGACCCGGGCTCGAACGTGGTGGACGTCTATGTCCGCTACCTGCGCCGCAAACTGGGGACCGAGCGGATCGAGACCGTACGCGGCTCCGGATACCGGCTGCGGCCAGGTTAG
- a CDS encoding class F sortase codes for MRLPALGIAFCALTVVTAVTACSTEVAAHSAPVSAQVVRPPAKGDVADPVRLRVPAIGVSTRVIALRLDARNRLIAPTHFDRVGWNKAGPEPGEAGASVIAGHVDSTSGPAVFHRLGNLRPGHRIHVDRADGSVVTFTVRRLARFPKDRVPGKEVYGSTGGAELRLITCGGTFDRERRSYRDNVVVFAS; via the coding sequence GTGCGCCTTCCCGCCCTCGGAATCGCCTTCTGCGCCCTCACCGTCGTCACCGCCGTGACCGCGTGCTCCACCGAGGTCGCCGCGCACAGCGCCCCGGTGTCCGCCCAGGTCGTACGGCCTCCGGCCAAAGGCGACGTCGCCGATCCCGTACGGCTCCGCGTCCCCGCGATCGGAGTCTCCACCCGGGTGATCGCGTTGAGGCTCGACGCGAGGAACCGGCTGATCGCCCCCACCCACTTCGACCGGGTGGGCTGGAACAAGGCGGGTCCCGAGCCCGGCGAGGCCGGAGCCTCTGTCATCGCCGGGCACGTCGACTCCACGTCGGGACCCGCGGTCTTCCACCGGCTCGGGAACCTGCGCCCCGGACACCGGATCCACGTCGACAGGGCCGACGGGAGCGTGGTGACGTTCACCGTCCGCCGCCTGGCCCGTTTCCCCAAGGACCGCGTCCCGGGTAAGGAGGTGTACGGCTCGACCGGGGGAGCCGAACTCAGGCTCATCACCTGCGGCGGGACCTTCGACCGTGAGCGGCGCAGTTACCGCGACAACGTCGTCGTGTTCGCGAGCTGA
- the nudC gene encoding NAD(+) diphosphatase, translated as MEITTQEELLGPLLLARSTIDRSALFRGDAEWLKRAWEDGATRVLVVDDGKALVRRSGEDVSLVLLPTAEAPDGERYLLGVDAEGIAYFAVSASLPGVVHTSAPPRRMVAPIAFSSLGEEEVLAVGLREVGSLLGDRDAGLMVYAVALEAWHSTHEFCPRCGNRTEVRSGGHVRVCSKDGSQHFPRVDPAVIMLIHDDQDRCLLARGPQWPEGRLSVLAGFVEPGESLEHAVAREVAEEVGVRIAEPRYLGSQPWPFPRSLMLGFFARATSTEFVLDPEEIAEARWFSRAELLAAMESGEVRLPSELSIARRLIETWYGKPLVGDW; from the coding sequence GTGGAGATCACGACGCAAGAAGAACTGCTGGGACCGCTGCTGCTCGCGCGCAGCACCATCGATCGGTCCGCGTTGTTTCGCGGTGACGCCGAGTGGCTCAAGCGGGCATGGGAGGACGGCGCGACCCGGGTCCTGGTCGTCGACGACGGCAAGGCACTGGTCCGGCGGAGCGGGGAGGACGTCTCGCTGGTGTTGCTGCCCACGGCCGAGGCACCCGACGGGGAGCGCTACCTGCTCGGCGTGGACGCCGAGGGCATCGCCTACTTCGCCGTGTCGGCCTCGCTGCCGGGTGTCGTCCACACCTCCGCTCCCCCCAGGCGGATGGTCGCCCCGATCGCCTTCTCCTCCTTGGGAGAGGAGGAGGTCCTCGCCGTAGGACTGCGCGAGGTGGGCTCGCTGCTGGGAGATCGGGACGCGGGGCTGATGGTCTACGCGGTCGCCCTGGAGGCGTGGCACTCCACCCACGAGTTCTGCCCGCGCTGCGGGAACCGTACGGAGGTCCGGTCGGGCGGGCACGTCCGCGTCTGTTCCAAGGACGGCAGCCAGCACTTCCCCCGGGTCGATCCGGCGGTGATCATGCTGATTCACGACGATCAGGACCGGTGTCTGCTGGCCAGGGGGCCGCAGTGGCCTGAGGGGCGGCTGTCGGTGCTGGCCGGGTTCGTGGAGCCGGGCGAGTCGCTGGAGCACGCCGTGGCGCGCGAGGTGGCCGAGGAGGTCGGCGTGCGGATCGCCGAGCCCCGCTACCTGGGCAGCCAGCCCTGGCCGTTCCCCCGCAGCCTGATGCTCGGGTTCTTCGCGCGGGCCACGTCGACCGAGTTCGTGCTCGACCCCGAGGAGATCGCCGAGGCGCGCTGGTTCAGCCGCGCCGAACTGCTGGCCGCGATGGAGAGCGGAGAGGTGCGCCTGCCGTCCGAGCTCTCGATCGCCCGCAGGCTGATCGAGACCTGGTACGGCAAGCCGCTGGTCGGCGACTGGTAG